One stretch of Priestia megaterium DNA includes these proteins:
- a CDS encoding rod shape-determining protein: MFGIGTRDLGIDLGTANTLVYVKGKGIVVREPSVVALQTDTKQIVAVGNDAKNMIGRTPGNVVALRPMKDGVIADYETTATMMKYYINQAQKTKSLFAGKPYVMVCVPSGITAVEKRAVIDATRQAGARDAYTIEEPFAAAIGANLPVWEPTGSMVVDIGGGTTEVAIISLGGIVTCQSIRIAGDEMDEAIIQYIRKNYNLMIGERTSEALKVEVGSAGIPEGIENMEIRGRDLLTGLPKTIEISAEEIAEALKDTVASIVDSVKSTLEKTPPELAADIMDRGIVLTGGGALLRNLDKVISEETNMPVVIAEDPLDCVAIGTGKALEHIDLFKNRTSDSYR; encoded by the coding sequence ATGTTTGGAATCGGTACTAGAGACCTTGGAATAGATTTGGGTACTGCAAATACGCTCGTTTATGTAAAAGGAAAAGGAATTGTTGTGCGTGAGCCGTCTGTTGTGGCTTTGCAAACTGATACAAAACAAATCGTTGCGGTAGGTAACGATGCAAAAAATATGATTGGTCGTACACCTGGGAACGTAGTAGCCCTTCGTCCAATGAAAGATGGAGTTATTGCAGATTACGAAACAACTGCGACGATGATGAAATATTACATCAATCAAGCTCAAAAAACAAAAAGTTTGTTTGCGGGTAAGCCGTATGTAATGGTTTGTGTACCTTCTGGCATTACAGCTGTTGAGAAACGTGCCGTTATTGATGCGACTCGTCAGGCTGGCGCGCGTGATGCGTATACAATTGAAGAACCGTTTGCTGCAGCAATCGGCGCCAATCTACCGGTTTGGGAGCCAACGGGAAGTATGGTAGTAGATATTGGCGGAGGAACAACAGAAGTTGCGATTATTTCTTTAGGAGGAATCGTAACATGTCAGTCAATCCGTATCGCTGGTGACGAGATGGATGAAGCGATTATTCAATATATTCGCAAGAATTACAATTTAATGATCGGTGAGCGTACGTCAGAAGCATTAAAAGTAGAAGTCGGTTCTGCCGGAATTCCAGAAGGTATTGAAAACATGGAAATTCGCGGACGTGACTTACTAACAGGTCTACCGAAAACAATCGAAATTTCAGCAGAAGAAATTGCAGAGGCGCTAAAAGATACAGTGGCTTCTATTGTCGATTCAGTAAAAAGCACATTAGAAAAAACACCACCTGAACTTGCGGCAGATATTATGGATCGCGGTATTGTATTAACAGGCGGTGGCGCATTGCTACGTAATTTAGATAAAGTTATTAGTGAAGAAACAAATATGCCGGTTGTCATCGCAGAAGATCCGCTTGACTGTGTTGCAATTGGAACTGGTAAAGCGTTAGAACACATTGATTTATTTAAAAATCGTACAAGCGATTCATATCGCTAA